The genome window CTGGCGCAGGCCGCGCAGGTCATTCCCGACACTTTCAGTGTCACTGTCTCCGAGGGCACCGAGAAACCGGCCTTGCCTACCGCTTCCACCATGGCTTGCGGGTTCACCTGCGCGCCATCGAATTCGACCTGGACGCGTTCGGCGACAAAATTCACCCGCGCCCTGACGCTTGGTAGCCTGTTCAGGACGGTCTCGATTATTCCGGCACAAGCAGCACAGGTCATGCCACGAACGGGAAAGCTGACGGTGGCGGCGGGATATGGGCTCATTGAAGACGACTTCGTGAGTTCTGCGATCATGAACAACAATCGCTGGAGACGGGCGGAACCGGCTCGGCGCCGTGAAGGGAGTTGAGGATCGGGCAGCACCCGGGATCGCCCTGGCCGGGACAGGCCGCGAGCAGCTGGGCCAAGCGATCCCTCATGGAAGTCAGATCCGCGACTTGCCGATCCAGCTCCTGAAGGCGTTCGCGCGCTTTGCGCTGCACGCCTTCCACCCCGTGCTCGGCATCCGTTGCCAATGAAAGAAGGCTGCGGATCTCGCCGAGTGTGAAGCCGAGTTCCTTGGCCCGGCGAATAAAACGCACCCGCTCGACAGCGTCGGCGTCATATTCCCTGTAGCCGGACTTGCGTCTTTGCGGCGCCGGGAGAAGTCCCTCCCGCTCGTAATATCGGATGGTGTCGACGGCGACGTCGGCCAGGTGCGCCAACGCTCCGATCTTGAAATGGGTAGGCGGCGAACGTTTCATAACGGAACCGTAACCTTTGGGTCAGGTCCAGAGTCAACGGGGAAAATTGCCGAGGTGAACCGGCCTGCGGATCGGCAGTCACCCCCGGCTTAACGCAGCATCGCCGACCTTTGGTGTCGATTTCCTTCTTATCCCTGATCTTTATTAAATGAAACCACGCCAGCTCTATTTGGTGGTATATTATTTCTCGGAGCGAATTCGATAAATATTTAATTTCATTCAAGAAAGTCTAGAGTATACTCTAATATTTTTTCAATTTTCAATCTACCAATGATTTTTGATTTGTGATTACCTAAGCTCGGGCACGAATGTTGGGCAACGGTCGCGGTGCGACCGAGGGCATTTGTGGGGGAAAATGACAAAATTTTGCAGCACGGTCGTCCGTGCAACGAACGCGGCTGGCCCGGCGTCAGCCGAAACCGCGATTTCGTCTTCAGACGCGATCCGTATCCACGGGCGCTGCGCAAAATCCGATCCGGCCTTTGCTCGCACGTCAAGGAAGGCGTGGCTGCGCGATCGCCGTGTCGTGGAGCTTCTCGATCCCGGCTCTGGCTTGAGCGCCAGCGGCGACGGAGCGAAGCTGTCCGCCGCCGCCCCACCACCAAACCGCGGTCCCCCCCGTCATTCTCTTATCTGGGCCGATCTGATCTCTGCGAGCCACCTGGGAAGTGGCTTGGCAAATCATGAGTAAAATTGACGAGGGAAGAAGACTTATGTTGAGGCTTTCATACGCTGTACTGTCGAGTACTGTGGCACTAAGCATGACATTCATACCGGCTAACGCTCAATCCAACGGGGAAACGACGACAACCAATCTGCCGCCCTTGCTGGTCTCCAAGGGCAAAGCCAAGAAGAACGCCAAAAAGCCGACGGATGAACGCCGGAGCGACGCCGCCCCTGCGCCGATCGCATCCAAGCCCCCGAGCATTCGCGATACCAGCGCGGACACGCAGGGCACGCACTCCTACAGCGCCGCGGCGACGACCGCAGCCAGCAAGGAGCCGCGCGCGTTCCTTGAAGTTCCCCAGACGGTGTCGGTCGTAACGCGTCAGCAAATCGAGGACCAGAATCTCACTACGTCCTGGCAAGCTGTGGCGACCGCGCCGGGGGTTCAGGTCGTTTCCAACAACCCGGACCAAGGGCAGTATTACGCACGCGGCTGGGCCCTGAATACGGCCGTCGACGGGGTGCCGGTCTATAACTCCCTGTCCGGTTATCGCCAGTTCAATACCGCAATCTACGACCGCATCGAGGTTCTGCTGGGCCCCGATGGCCTGTTTCTTGGAGCGGCACCCAACCCGTCAGGTGTGGTAAACTTCGTCCATAAGCGGCCGACGAACGACGTGCAATTCGGCTGGTCCACGTCCTATGGCTCGTGGAATCAGAAGCACGGCGAACTCGATTTCTCGGCGCCGTTGAACGAGGCCAAAACCGTCAGGTTTCGCGGCGTTCTCGAAGGAAACGACCAGGACTTTTTCTTCGACCGCTTTCATGCAAGCAACGGTCTCGCCTACGGCATACTTGAGGCCGACGTGACCAAGAGTACGCTGTTCACCATTTCGGCCACCGACGAGAAATACTTCGGGCCGTCCTATTCCGGGTTGCCCGCTTGGAATACGACCAGTGATGTTCCGGCAAATCTTCGCGGACGCTTTACCGACCTGCCGCTCAGCACGAATGTTTATCCTTCCTGGAATTCCACGTTCTGGGACTCGAGAGAGTACAACACATCGCTTGAGCAGAAGCTCGGCAGCGAATGGCGGGTGAAGGTTTCGGCGCGCTTCTTCGAACAGGACCAGCAGTTCCACGACGCTTATCCGACGAGCGGTGTATATGCCGACCTGACCGCTGATTACGCGGCGCGAAAGGCAGCCTACGAGTATGAGCGCCTCGGTGTGGATGCCTATGCGCAGGGCCCGCTCTATCTCTTCGGTCAGAAGCACGAACTGCTCTTCGGGTACAATTACGACCGCTTCGATACCACTAACGTGCGCAGCGCCAACATCGCGGTTAAGGGCGTCTCGGTGCTGGATCCCGATAGCAAGTTGGCGTCGATCAGCACTCCCTATACAAGCGGTGGCGAGAGCCTCTACGAGCAGTCGGGCTATTACGGCCAGGCCCGCTTGAAGCCGCTCACCGACGTTACGGTAATCTTGGGCGGCCGCGTCTCCGATTTCGACGCAAAGACCCGCAACCTCGCCCCTTCGGTTGTAACGAATTGGGCACAAGGGGCTCATGCCGAAGATCATTTCTCTCCTTATGCCGCGGTACTCTACGACGTTACCAAGAATATCTCAGTGTATGG of Rhodomicrobium lacus contains these proteins:
- a CDS encoding TonB-dependent siderophore receptor, which produces MTFIPANAQSNGETTTTNLPPLLVSKGKAKKNAKKPTDERRSDAAPAPIASKPPSIRDTSADTQGTHSYSAAATTAASKEPRAFLEVPQTVSVVTRQQIEDQNLTTSWQAVATAPGVQVVSNNPDQGQYYARGWALNTAVDGVPVYNSLSGYRQFNTAIYDRIEVLLGPDGLFLGAAPNPSGVVNFVHKRPTNDVQFGWSTSYGSWNQKHGELDFSAPLNEAKTVRFRGVLEGNDQDFFFDRFHASNGLAYGILEADVTKSTLFTISATDEKYFGPSYSGLPAWNTTSDVPANLRGRFTDLPLSTNVYPSWNSTFWDSREYNTSLEQKLGSEWRVKVSARFFEQDQQFHDAYPTSGVYADLTADYAARKAAYEYERLGVDAYAQGPLYLFGQKHELLFGYNYDRFDTTNVRSANIAVKGVSVLDPDSKLASISTPYTSGGESLYEQSGYYGQARLKPLTDVTVILGGRVSDFDAKTRNLAPSVVTNWAQGAHAEDHFSPYAAVLYDVTKNISVYGSYSDIFIPQTNLTYSGEPLQPRQGEQYEVGIKGEFLDKRLRTSLSAFYIQDVNRAFVDATHSTPSLTYYTAAGEAVSEGVGASVTGKVLPGLDLSASYDYLYTVLASASSYEGQAISLWLPRHVVKVWAKYQFQDDAWNRWSVGAGFVAQTQTYAGYSDAYARLRNQDPYAVVNALIGYQVDKDISLTLNVNNIFDQQYYTRLGGLNTYNTPGDPRNFLLTLRKSFSPVASLN
- a CDS encoding heavy metal-responsive transcriptional regulator encodes the protein MKRSPPTHFKIGALAHLADVAVDTIRYYEREGLLPAPQRRKSGYREYDADAVERVRFIRRAKELGFTLGEIRSLLSLATDAEHGVEGVQRKARERLQELDRQVADLTSMRDRLAQLLAACPGQGDPGCCPILNSLHGAEPVPPVSSDCCS